In Isoptericola jiangsuensis, the following proteins share a genomic window:
- a CDS encoding L-rhamnose mutarotase: MTPQHPVRRVMFEFRVRPDRLAEYGRRHGEVWPDMLRALAETGWRNYSIFTAPDGRVVGYFESTDPDAARAAMGLRDVDARWQAEMAEFFDGAGPAESMTELTEVFHLETQLAAADAAGTTTDPKGDAARTRQD, translated from the coding sequence GTGACACCGCAGCACCCCGTCCGTCGCGTGATGTTCGAGTTCCGGGTCCGCCCGGACCGGCTCGCCGAGTACGGCCGCCGCCACGGCGAGGTCTGGCCCGACATGCTGCGCGCGCTGGCCGAGACCGGCTGGCGCAACTACTCGATCTTCACCGCACCGGACGGTCGGGTCGTCGGCTACTTCGAGAGCACCGACCCCGACGCCGCCCGGGCCGCGATGGGGCTGCGCGACGTCGACGCGCGCTGGCAGGCCGAGATGGCCGAGTTCTTCGACGGCGCCGGCCCCGCCGAGTCCATGACCGAGCTCACCGAGGTCTTCCACCTGGAGACCCAGCTCGCCGCCGCCGACGCGGCCGGCACCACCACCGACCCGAAGGGCGACGCCGCCCGCACCCGCCAGGACTGA
- a CDS encoding LacI family DNA-binding transcriptional regulator, translating to MPGPARRRTSISDVARHAGVSVGTVSNVLNRPDRVTPSTRERVEAAITELRFVRNGSARQLRAGTITTAGLVVLDVANPFFTDVARGVEDRLDEAGYTLMLASSDEQPDREARYLRLFEEHGVQGVMVVPATDDVDHLLDLHDRGLRVVLLDRPSPTTALSSVAVDDHAGAAAATAHLLDLGHERLAFLNGPHTIRQCADRSAGVRAALTTAGLDPADALVEITLDTLNADGGQAGTEQALALPDRPTALLCVNDLAALGALRTLRTAGIPVPSGMAVVGYDDVAFAGELATPLTSVRQPTHRLGHRAADLLLATDDTPEHVTFQPELVVRASTTGLT from the coding sequence ATGCCCGGCCCCGCCCGACGCCGCACGTCCATCTCCGACGTCGCCCGGCACGCCGGGGTGTCCGTCGGCACCGTCTCCAACGTCCTCAACCGCCCCGACCGCGTCACCCCCAGCACCCGCGAACGCGTCGAGGCCGCCATCACCGAGCTCCGGTTCGTCCGCAACGGCTCCGCCCGCCAGCTGCGCGCCGGCACCATCACCACCGCCGGCCTCGTCGTCCTCGACGTCGCCAACCCCTTCTTCACCGACGTCGCCCGCGGCGTCGAGGACCGCCTCGACGAGGCCGGGTACACCCTCATGCTCGCCAGCTCCGACGAGCAGCCCGACCGCGAGGCCCGCTACCTGCGCCTCTTCGAGGAGCACGGCGTCCAGGGCGTCATGGTCGTCCCCGCCACCGACGACGTCGACCACCTCCTCGACCTCCACGACCGCGGGCTGCGCGTCGTCCTGCTCGACCGCCCCTCCCCCACCACCGCGCTGTCGTCCGTCGCCGTCGACGACCACGCCGGCGCCGCCGCCGCCACCGCCCACCTGCTCGACCTCGGCCACGAACGCCTCGCGTTCCTCAACGGCCCGCACACCATCCGCCAGTGCGCCGACCGCTCCGCCGGGGTCCGCGCGGCCCTCACCACCGCCGGTCTCGACCCCGCCGACGCCCTCGTCGAGATCACCCTCGACACCCTCAACGCCGACGGCGGCCAGGCCGGCACCGAGCAGGCCCTCGCCCTGCCCGACCGACCCACCGCCCTGCTCTGCGTCAACGACCTCGCCGCCCTCGGCGCGCTGCGCACGCTGCGCACGGCCGGCATCCCCGTGCCCTCCGGCATGGCCGTCGTCGGCTACGACGACGTCGCGTTCGCCGGCGAGCTCGCCACCCCCCTGACGTCCGTGCGGCAGCCCACCCACCGCCTCGGCCACCGCGCCGCGGACCTCCTGCTCGCCACCGACGACACCCCCGAGCACGTGACCTTCCAGCCGGAGCTCGTCGTCCGCGCCTCCACCACGGGCCTGACCTGA
- a CDS encoding alpha/beta hydrolase fold domain-containing protein, producing MSAGGTTTAATVAPASAPAAAVRVTERLLDGPHGDLRVRVHEPAGTPVAGLVWAHGGAFYRGDLDMHEADGVARHLAAHGVVVVTVDYSLVPSFEERAALPGAGSGRTDVHFPVPSHELASAFAWAAGAGLGVAPDAWSVGGASAGGNLAAGAALRLRDAVAGVDGVVPLPPGTVPVLPRSVVLAYPVLHRDLPPARDELLAKVRSVSPGEGFPPARYRAMTDNYVGHDGDAGSPYAFPGGQDLRGLPPTLVLTSDRDALRASGEAFAAELAAAGSDVVLVREDATRHGHLNQPQDPGCARSLARLTTFLTAPLVGSAHEPPA from the coding sequence ATGTCGGCGGGCGGCACCACGACGGCCGCGACCGTGGCCCCGGCGTCGGCCCCGGCGGCAGCCGTGCGCGTCACGGAGCGGCTCCTGGACGGCCCGCACGGCGACCTGCGGGTGCGCGTCCACGAGCCCGCCGGGACCCCGGTGGCGGGGCTGGTGTGGGCGCACGGCGGGGCGTTCTACCGCGGCGACCTGGACATGCACGAGGCGGACGGCGTGGCCCGCCACCTGGCGGCGCACGGCGTCGTCGTGGTGACGGTCGACTACTCGTTGGTGCCGTCGTTCGAGGAGCGTGCGGCGCTGCCCGGCGCCGGGTCGGGGCGGACGGACGTGCACTTCCCGGTGCCGTCCCACGAGCTGGCCTCCGCGTTCGCGTGGGCGGCCGGCGCCGGCCTCGGCGTGGCTCCCGACGCCTGGTCGGTGGGCGGGGCGAGCGCCGGCGGCAACCTCGCGGCCGGGGCGGCGCTGCGCCTGCGCGACGCGGTCGCGGGCGTCGACGGCGTCGTCCCGCTGCCGCCCGGCACGGTGCCGGTGCTGCCGCGCAGCGTCGTCCTGGCCTACCCCGTCCTGCACCGCGACCTGCCGCCCGCCCGTGACGAGCTCCTCGCCAAGGTGCGGTCCGTCTCCCCGGGCGAGGGGTTCCCGCCCGCGCGGTACCGCGCCATGACCGACAACTACGTGGGGCACGACGGCGACGCGGGCTCCCCGTACGCGTTCCCCGGCGGGCAGGACCTGCGCGGCCTGCCGCCGACGCTCGTCCTCACGTCCGACCGGGACGCGCTGCGCGCGTCCGGCGAGGCGTTCGCGGCCGAGCTGGCCGCGGCCGGGTCGGACGTCGTGCTGGTCCGGGAGGACGCCACCCGCCACGGGCACCTCAACCAGCCGCAGGACCCGGGGTGCGCCCGGTCGCTGGCGCGCCTGACCACGTTCCTCACCGCACCGCTCGTGGGTTCGGCCCACGAGCCCCCCGCCTGA
- a CDS encoding bifunctional aldolase/short-chain dehydrogenase produces the protein MTNPTVTALVERSRRLGADPRNTNYAGGNTSAKGTETDPVTGQDVELLWVKGSGGDLGTLTAGGLAVLRLDRLRALVDVYPGVEREDEMVAAFDYCLHGKGGAAPSIDTAMHGLVDAAHVDHLHPDSGIAIATAADGPALTEKIFGGKVVWVPWRRPGFQLGLDIAEIKAANPDAIGTVLGGHGITAWGDTAEEAERHSLWIIETAAEHIATHGRPAPFGPALDGYGALPAAERRAKAAALAPHLRAVASQDRPQVGHFTDTDVVLDFLAAENHPALAALGTSCPDHFLRTKVKPLVVDLPATASVEEIVDRLPALHEAYRTDYTAYYERGAAEARSRGEEPPAMRGADPAIVLVPGVGMFSYGADKQTARVAGEFYVNAINVMRGAEALSTYRPIDEAEKFRIEYWALEEAKLQRKPRPKPLATRIAFVTGAASGIGRAIAERLAAEGACVVVADLDLEKSRAVASEINTANGSTDVAIGVAADVADEAAVQAALAEAVLAFGGVDIVVNNAGLSLSKSLFDTTEADWDLQHDVMAKGSFLVSKNAARVLVDQRLGGDIIYISSKNSVFAGPNNIAYSATKADQAHQVRLLAAELGEHGIKVNGINPDGVVRGSGIFASGWGANRAKTYGIPEEDLGAFYAQRTLLKREVLPEHIANAAFALCTADFSHTTGLHVPVDAGVTQAFLR, from the coding sequence ATGACCAACCCGACCGTCACCGCCCTCGTCGAGCGGTCCCGCCGCCTGGGCGCCGACCCGAGGAACACCAACTACGCCGGGGGCAACACGTCGGCGAAGGGCACCGAGACCGACCCGGTGACCGGCCAGGACGTCGAGCTGCTGTGGGTCAAGGGCTCCGGGGGCGACCTGGGCACGCTGACCGCGGGGGGCCTGGCGGTGCTGCGGCTCGACCGCCTGCGGGCCCTGGTCGACGTCTACCCGGGCGTGGAGCGCGAGGACGAGATGGTCGCCGCGTTCGACTACTGCCTGCACGGCAAGGGCGGCGCCGCGCCGAGCATCGACACGGCCATGCACGGCCTCGTCGACGCCGCGCACGTCGACCACCTGCACCCCGACTCCGGCATCGCGATCGCCACCGCCGCCGACGGCCCCGCGCTGACCGAGAAGATCTTCGGCGGCAAGGTCGTGTGGGTGCCGTGGCGCCGCCCCGGCTTCCAGCTCGGCCTCGACATCGCCGAGATCAAGGCGGCGAACCCGGACGCGATCGGCACCGTGCTCGGCGGGCACGGCATCACCGCGTGGGGAGACACGGCCGAGGAGGCCGAGCGTCACTCGCTGTGGATCATCGAGACGGCCGCCGAGCACATCGCGACGCACGGGCGGCCCGCACCGTTCGGTCCCGCGCTCGACGGCTACGGCGCCCTGCCCGCTGCGGAGCGGCGCGCGAAGGCCGCCGCGCTCGCCCCGCACCTGCGCGCCGTCGCCTCGCAGGACCGGCCGCAGGTCGGGCACTTCACCGACACCGACGTCGTCCTCGACTTCCTCGCGGCGGAGAACCACCCGGCGCTCGCCGCGCTCGGCACGTCGTGCCCGGACCACTTCCTGCGCACCAAGGTCAAGCCGCTCGTCGTCGACCTGCCCGCCACGGCGAGCGTCGAGGAGATCGTCGACCGCCTGCCCGCCCTGCACGAGGCCTACCGCACCGACTACACGGCGTACTACGAGCGCGGCGCGGCCGAGGCCCGGTCGCGCGGCGAGGAGCCGCCCGCGATGCGCGGCGCCGACCCGGCGATCGTCCTCGTGCCGGGCGTCGGCATGTTCTCCTACGGCGCCGACAAGCAGACCGCCCGCGTGGCCGGCGAGTTCTACGTCAACGCCATCAACGTCATGCGCGGCGCCGAGGCGCTCTCGACCTACCGGCCCATCGACGAGGCGGAGAAGTTCCGCATCGAGTACTGGGCGCTGGAGGAGGCGAAGCTGCAGCGCAAGCCGCGGCCGAAGCCGCTGGCCACCCGCATCGCGTTCGTCACGGGCGCGGCGTCGGGCATCGGCAGGGCCATCGCCGAGCGCCTCGCCGCCGAGGGCGCGTGCGTCGTCGTCGCGGACCTCGACCTGGAGAAGTCCCGCGCCGTGGCTTCTGAGATCAACACGGCGAACGGCAGCACCGACGTCGCGATCGGGGTCGCGGCGGACGTCGCCGACGAGGCCGCCGTCCAGGCCGCGCTCGCCGAGGCCGTGCTCGCGTTCGGCGGTGTCGACATCGTCGTCAACAACGCGGGGCTGTCCCTGTCCAAGTCGCTGTTCGACACCACCGAGGCCGACTGGGACCTCCAGCACGACGTCATGGCCAAGGGGTCGTTCCTCGTGTCGAAGAACGCCGCCCGCGTGCTCGTCGACCAGCGGCTCGGCGGCGACATCATCTACATCTCGTCGAAGAACTCCGTGTTCGCCGGCCCGAACAACATCGCCTACTCGGCCACGAAGGCCGACCAGGCCCACCAGGTGCGCCTGCTGGCCGCCGAGCTCGGCGAGCACGGCATCAAGGTCAACGGCATCAACCCCGACGGCGTGGTGCGCGGGTCCGGCATCTTCGCGTCCGGCTGGGGCGCCAACCGCGCGAAGACGTACGGCATCCCCGAGGAGGACCTCGGCGCGTTCTACGCCCAGCGCACCCTGCTCAAGCGCGAGGTGCTGCCCGAGCACATCGCCAACGCGGCGTTCGCCCTGTGCACCGCCGACTTCTCGCACACCACCGGCCTGCACGTCCCCGTCGACGCCGGTGTGACCCAGGCGTTCCTGCGGTGA
- a CDS encoding rhamnulokinase, with translation MSGAPDPARGHGFVAVDLGATSGRVVLAVLTGGPGDERIDLTEVGRFTNGPVEVPTADGTALHWDLLHLWRGTLDGLRAAGVLARERGVDVAAVGIDSWAVDYGAVAADGILLGHLRHHRDPRLTGVADEVLDRLGAADHYAVNGLQTLPFNTEFQIVAGRHDPTWPLTASVRLVPDLVASWLTGQVVAEVTNASTTGLVDATTRQWSLPVIEALQTAYPELGDLRSRLADLVEPGTVVGPLTPAVQAATGLGAVPVVAVGSHDTASAVVGVPAEGERFAYVSSGTWSLVGLELDAPVLTEDSRRADVTNELGVDGTVRYLKNVMGLWVLSETLRTWREAGREVTLDEALAAAAEAAPRRTVVDLDAWEFLPPGDMPARIAAAAAATGQPVPDGVGQVVRCILDSLADAYRRVLAEVTRLAGREVDVLHVVGGGSQNVLLCRLTAEATGLPVVAGPVEGAALGNVVVQARAVGALHGDLTALRRVVRRSAHVERYLPAAVR, from the coding sequence GTGAGCGGCGCGCCCGACCCCGCCCGCGGGCACGGTTTCGTCGCCGTCGACCTCGGCGCGACCAGCGGCCGTGTCGTCCTCGCCGTCCTCACCGGCGGCCCCGGCGACGAACGGATCGACCTCACCGAGGTCGGCCGGTTCACCAACGGCCCCGTCGAGGTGCCCACCGCCGACGGCACCGCCCTGCACTGGGACCTGCTCCACCTGTGGCGCGGCACCCTCGACGGCCTGCGGGCCGCCGGGGTGCTCGCCCGGGAGCGGGGCGTGGACGTCGCCGCCGTCGGCATCGACTCCTGGGCGGTGGACTACGGCGCGGTCGCCGCCGACGGCATCCTGCTCGGCCACCTGCGCCACCACCGCGACCCGCGCCTGACCGGCGTCGCCGACGAGGTGCTCGACCGGCTCGGCGCCGCCGACCACTACGCCGTCAACGGGCTCCAGACCCTGCCGTTCAACACCGAGTTCCAGATCGTCGCCGGACGCCACGACCCCACCTGGCCGCTCACCGCGTCCGTGCGGCTCGTCCCCGACCTCGTCGCCTCCTGGCTCACCGGTCAGGTCGTCGCCGAGGTCACCAACGCGTCCACCACGGGCCTCGTCGACGCCACCACCCGCCAGTGGTCCCTCCCCGTCATCGAGGCGCTGCAGACCGCCTACCCCGAGCTCGGCGACCTGCGCTCCCGCCTCGCCGACCTCGTCGAGCCCGGCACCGTCGTCGGACCCCTCACCCCGGCCGTGCAGGCCGCGACCGGGCTCGGCGCCGTCCCCGTCGTCGCCGTCGGGTCCCACGACACGGCGTCGGCCGTCGTCGGGGTGCCCGCCGAGGGCGAACGCTTCGCCTACGTGTCGTCCGGCACCTGGTCGCTCGTCGGCCTCGAGCTCGACGCGCCCGTGCTCACCGAGGACAGCCGCCGCGCCGACGTCACCAACGAGCTCGGCGTCGACGGCACCGTCCGCTACCTCAAGAACGTCATGGGGCTGTGGGTGCTGTCCGAGACCCTGCGCACCTGGCGCGAGGCCGGCCGCGAGGTGACGCTGGACGAGGCGCTCGCGGCCGCCGCGGAGGCCGCGCCGCGGCGGACCGTCGTGGACCTCGACGCCTGGGAGTTCCTGCCGCCCGGGGACATGCCCGCCCGGATCGCGGCGGCGGCCGCCGCGACGGGCCAGCCCGTGCCGGACGGTGTCGGGCAGGTCGTGCGCTGCATCCTCGATTCCCTGGCGGACGCCTACCGGCGCGTGCTCGCGGAGGTGACCCGGCTCGCGGGGCGCGAGGTGGACGTGCTGCACGTCGTCGGCGGCGGGTCGCAGAACGTCCTGCTGTGCCGGCTCACCGCCGAGGCCACGGGCCTGCCCGTGGTCGCGGGACCCGTGGAGGGGGCCGCGCTGGGGAACGTCGTCGTGCAGGCGCGGGCCGTCGGTGCGCTGCACGGCGACCTCACGGCGCTGCGCCGCGTGGTCCGGCGCTCGGCGCACGTCGAACGGTACCTACCGGCCGCCGTCCGTTGA
- a CDS encoding LPXTG cell wall anchor domain-containing protein: MTAARLRAPIALIATLFLLLLGAVSVAPVAHAAGGVTAGKGHSNGNAQETCPTGEGWRKFEPLSGLEYTAKAPDGFLVAEVCVKSAKDVDQYHVEPPAASVTVKTPATNANGQQQEISHVSIRVIPDSGGWFYPAPTCDGHLVVTYPEGLSGNNDVNVRVMDNATRATQDFNFHADTDYSGEVTFDVTTHAKWPGWTSYSYVWVQVAETNYHWEGVVTCDGTEVPEEPQPEPSTEPTPEPSTEPSTEPSTEPSAEPSTEPSVEPSTEPSTEPSPEVSEPVAPTDDETPGRTGQSTVAPIDDTGDTDDVRANDVRVDAQTVATDEDQLPQTGSTVLPLALGALLLVGLGVAAVVVVRRRA, from the coding sequence ATGACCGCTGCCCGCCTGCGTGCGCCGATCGCCCTGATCGCCACCCTCTTCCTCCTGCTCCTCGGGGCCGTCTCCGTCGCCCCCGTCGCCCACGCCGCCGGCGGCGTCACCGCCGGCAAGGGCCACAGCAACGGCAACGCGCAGGAGACCTGCCCGACCGGGGAGGGCTGGCGAAAGTTCGAACCTCTCAGCGGCCTCGAGTACACGGCGAAGGCCCCCGACGGATTTCTCGTCGCCGAGGTCTGCGTCAAGTCCGCCAAGGACGTCGACCAGTACCACGTGGAGCCCCCCGCGGCTTCGGTGACGGTCAAGACGCCCGCTACGAACGCGAATGGCCAGCAGCAGGAGATCAGCCACGTCTCTATCCGGGTGATCCCGGACAGCGGCGGCTGGTTCTACCCCGCGCCGACCTGCGACGGGCACCTGGTCGTCACCTACCCCGAGGGCCTCTCCGGCAACAACGACGTCAACGTGCGCGTCATGGACAACGCCACTCGCGCCACCCAGGACTTCAACTTTCATGCCGACACCGACTACTCCGGCGAGGTCACGTTCGACGTGACGACGCACGCCAAGTGGCCCGGCTGGACGTCGTACTCCTACGTGTGGGTGCAGGTCGCCGAGACCAACTACCACTGGGAGGGCGTCGTGACGTGCGACGGCACCGAGGTCCCCGAGGAGCCGCAGCCCGAGCCCTCCACGGAGCCCACGCCGGAGCCCTCGACCGAGCCGTCCACGGAGCCGTCCACCGAGCCCTCCGCGGAGCCCTCGACCGAGCCGTCCGTCGAGCCGTCGACGGAGCCGTCCACCGAGCCCTCGCCCGAGGTCTCCGAGCCCGTCGCCCCGACCGACGACGAGACCCCCGGCCGCACCGGCCAGAGCACCGTCGCGCCGATCGACGACACCGGTGACACCGACGACGTGCGGGCCAACGACGTCCGCGTCGACGCCCAGACCGTCGCCACCGACGAGGACCAGCTCCCGCAGACCGGTTCCACCGTCCTGCCGCTCGCGCTCGGCGCGCTGCTGCTCGTCGGCCTCGGGGTCGCCGCCGTCGTCGTGGTCCGTCGCCGCGCCTGA
- the rhaI gene encoding L-rhamnose isomerase, which yields MPTFADITPVLDRLAIEVPSWAYGNSGTRFKVFATPGTPRTPQEKIADAAQVHRLTGLAPSVALHIPWDEVDDYASLGRFAADHGVALGTINSNTFQDDEYKLGSLTHHDPAVRRRAIDHHLACVDIMDATGSRDLKIWLADGSNYPGQADLRARQDRLHESLSEIYARLSDEQRLVLEYKFFEPAFYHTDVPDWGTSFVQVSALGERAMVCLDTGHHAPGTNIEFIVAQLLRLGRLGSFDFNSRFYADDDLIVGAADPFQLFRIMVEVVRGGGLDEGSGVALMLDQCHNIEDKIPGQIRSVLNVQEMTARALLLDRDALGAAQEAGDVLAANAVFMDAFYADVRPALAEHRVARGLPADPMAAYAASGYQQQIAADRVGGQQAGWGA from the coding sequence ATGCCGACCTTCGCCGACATCACCCCCGTGCTGGACCGCCTCGCGATCGAGGTGCCGTCCTGGGCGTACGGGAACTCCGGGACCCGCTTCAAGGTGTTCGCCACGCCGGGCACCCCGCGCACGCCGCAGGAGAAGATCGCCGACGCCGCGCAGGTGCACCGCCTCACGGGCCTGGCGCCGAGCGTGGCGCTGCACATCCCGTGGGACGAGGTCGACGACTACGCGTCCCTCGGCCGGTTCGCCGCCGACCACGGCGTCGCGCTCGGCACCATCAACTCGAACACGTTCCAGGACGACGAGTACAAGCTGGGCTCGCTGACGCACCACGACCCGGCGGTGCGGCGCCGCGCGATCGACCACCACCTCGCGTGCGTGGACATCATGGACGCGACGGGCTCGCGGGACCTGAAGATCTGGCTCGCCGACGGCTCGAACTACCCCGGGCAGGCCGACCTGCGGGCCCGCCAGGACCGGCTGCACGAGTCGCTGAGCGAGATCTACGCGCGCCTGTCCGACGAGCAGCGCCTGGTGCTGGAGTACAAGTTCTTCGAGCCCGCGTTCTACCACACGGACGTCCCGGACTGGGGCACGTCGTTCGTGCAGGTCAGCGCCCTCGGCGAGCGGGCGATGGTGTGCCTGGACACCGGGCACCACGCCCCGGGCACGAACATCGAGTTCATCGTGGCGCAGCTGCTGCGGCTCGGCCGGCTCGGCTCGTTCGACTTCAACTCGCGGTTCTACGCCGACGACGACCTCATCGTGGGCGCCGCGGACCCGTTCCAGCTCTTCCGCATCATGGTGGAGGTCGTCCGCGGCGGCGGGCTGGACGAGGGCTCGGGCGTCGCGCTCATGCTCGACCAGTGCCACAACATCGAGGACAAGATCCCGGGCCAGATCCGCTCGGTCCTCAACGTCCAGGAGATGACGGCCCGCGCCCTGCTGCTGGACCGTGACGCGCTGGGCGCGGCGCAGGAGGCGGGCGACGTGCTGGCCGCGAACGCGGTCTTCATGGACGCCTTCTACGCGGACGTGCGCCCGGCGCTGGCCGAGCACCGCGTCGCCCGCGGCCTGCCCGCCGACCCGATGGCGGCGTACGCGGCGTCGGGCTACCAGCAGCAGATCGCCGCGGACCGCGTCGGCGGGCAGCAGGCCGGCTGGGGCGCCTGA